A single genomic interval of Homo sapiens chromosome 7, GRCh38.p14 Primary Assembly harbors:
- the MRPL32 gene encoding large ribosomal subunit protein bL32m precursor, with product MALAMLVLVVSPWSAARGVLRNYWERLLRKLPQSRPGFPSPPWGPALAVQGPAMFTEPANDTSGSKENSSLLDSIFWMAAPKNRRTIEVNRCRRRNPQKLIKVKNNIDVCPECGHLKQKHVLCAYCYEKVCKETAEIRRQIGKQEGGPFKAPTIETVVLYTGETPSEQDQGKRIIERDRKRPSWFTQN from the exons ATGGcgctggccatgctggtcttggtGGTTTCGCCGTGGTCTGCGGCCCGGGGAGTGCTTCGAAACTACTGGGAGCGACTGCTACGGAAGCTTCCGCAGAGCCGGCCGGGCTTTCCCAGTCCTCCGTGGG GACCAGCATTAGCAGTACAGGGCCCAGCCATGTTTACAGAGCCAGCAAATGATACCAGTGGAAGTAAAGAGAATTCCAGCCTTTTGGACAGTATCTTTTGGATGGCAGCTCCCAAAAATAGACGCACCATTGAAGTTAACCGGTGTAGGAGAAGAAATCCGCAGAAGCTTATTAAAGTTAAG aacAACATAGACGTTTGTCCTGAATGTGGTCACCTGAAACAGAAACATGTCCTTTGTGCCTACTGCTATGAAAAGGTGTGCAAGGAGACTGCAGAAATCAGACGACAGATAGGGAAGCAAGAAGGGGGCCCTTTTAAGGCTCCCACCATAGAGACTGTGGTGCTGTACACGGGAGAGACACCGTCTGAACAAGATCAGGGCAAGAGGATCATTGAACGAGACAGAAAGCGACCATCCTGGTTCACCCAGAATTGA
- the PSMA2 gene encoding proteasome subunit alpha type-2, with translation MAERGYSFSLTTFSPSGKLVQIEYALAAVAGGAPSVGIKAANGVVLATEKKQKSILYDERSVHKVEPITKHIGLVYSGMGPDYRVLVHRARKLAQQYYLVYQEPIPTAQLVQRVASVMQEYTQSGGVRPFGVSLLICGWNEGRPYLFQSDPSGAYFAWKATAMGKNYVNGKTFLEKRYNEDLELEDAIHTAILTLKESFEGQMTEDNIEVGICNEAGFRRLTPTEVKDYLAAIA, from the exons ATGGCGGAGCGCGGGTACAGCTTTTCGCTGACTACATTCAG CCCGTCTGGTAAACTTGTCCAGATTGAATATGCTTTGGCTGCTGTAGCTGGAGGAGCCCCGTCCGTGGGAATTAAAG ctgcaaATGGTGTGGTATTAGCAACtgagaaaaaacagaaatccaTTCTGTATGATGAGCGAAGTGTACACAAAGTAGAACCAATTACCAAGCATATAGGTTTGGTGTACAGTGGCATGGGCCCCGATTACAG AGTGCTTGTGCACAGAGCTCGAAAACTAGCTCAACAATACTATCTTGTGTACCAAGAACCCATTCCTACAGCTCAGCTGGTACAGAGAGTAGCTTCTGTGATGCAAGAATATACTCAGTCAGG TGGTGTTCGTCCATTTGGAGTTTCTTTACTTATTTGTGGTTGGAATGAGGGACGACCATATTTATTTCAGTCAGATCCATCT GGAGCTTACTTTGCCTGGAAAGCTACAGCAATGGGAAAGAACTATGTGAATGGGAAGACTTTCCTTGAGAAAAG aTATAATGAAGATCTGGAACTTGAAGATGCCATTCATACAGCCATCTTAACCCTAAAG GAAAGCTTTGAAGGGCAAATGACAGAGGATAACATAGAAGTTGGAATCTGCAATGAAGCTGGATTTAGGAGGCTTACTCCAACTGAAGTTAAGGATTACTTGGCTGCCATAGCATAA